The following proteins come from a genomic window of Daphnia carinata strain CSIRO-1 chromosome 8, CSIRO_AGI_Dcar_HiC_V3, whole genome shotgun sequence:
- the LOC130703759 gene encoding uncharacterized protein LOC130703759, with the protein MFRFCFLLLICCSFIAASEEILDRQTTYTCVGTSPVILTNPDGTKTCSTFFGTASTGYPIYKNIHMTTGVVSYVVQTGVNSSGQPIYSPSNQYGQLLSTTSTTLAPTTCAGTIVPNIDGTRSCSVKIGVTASGLPIYKVTHMTTGAVSYMVQTGTSSTGQPIYSPSNQSGQLLTPTASCSGTLVTNNDGSRSCVVRTGTCSTGYPIYQVTNVNTQVVTYVSQTGVSSTGQAVMTVTNQYCQPLAG; encoded by the exons ATGTTCCGCTTTTGCTTCTTGTTACTAATATGTTGCAGCTTCATTGCTGCATCAGAGGAG ATTCTCGACAGGCAAACGACGTACACTTGCGTTGGAACATCACCCGTTATTTTAACTAACCCTGATGGAACCAAAACATGTTCTACTTTCTTCGGAACCGCTTCCACGGGCTATCCCATTTATAAG AACATTCATATGACTACCGGCGTCGTTTCTTATGTAGTCCAAACCGGAGTCAATTCTAGTGGTCAGCCTATATATAGTCCTAGCAACCAATACGGACAACTGTTGAGCACGACCAGCACCACTCTAGCTCCCACGACCTGTGCAGGAACGATCGTTCCCAATATCGACGGAACCAGGTCGTGTTCAGTTAAAATCGGTGTAACAGCCAGCGGTTTACCCATATATAAG GTTACCCACATGACTACTGGCGCTGTTTCGTACATGGTACAGACTGGTACAAGCTCAACCGGCCAACCCATTTACAGCCCGAGTAATCAGTCAGGACAGCTGTTGACACCTACGGCTTCCTGCTCCGGCACTTTGGTCACCAACAATGATGGGTCGAGATCTTGCGTCGTTAGAACTGGAACATGTTCAACTGGCTATCCGATTTATCAG GTGACGAACGTTAACACGCAGGTGGTAACTTACGTCTCGCAAACTGGCGTGTCCTCCACTGGCCAAGCGGTTATGACCGTTACGAACCAATATTGTCAGCCATTGGCTGGTTAA
- the LOC130703751 gene encoding gamete and mating-type specific protein A-like, whose protein sequence is MFRYGVLLLIACSVIAATAEEWNVVPKGEIEERQYTCSGTLVRNADGTTSCVVQVGVSSTGYPIYKVTNLNTGVTSYVTQTGYNAYGQPVYSVSSTYPMTTYVNTCSGTLVTNSDGTRSCVTQVGVSSLGYPIYTVTNLNTGVTSYVTQTGVSSTGTAVYSTTSTYQCGTTTSATTCSGTIVTNSDGSRSCVTQVGTSNTGYPIYQVTNLNTGVTSYVQQVGTNTSGQPVYSTTSTYPVNTTFSCSGTLVTNSDGTKSCVTQVGTSVNGYPIYQVTNLNTGVTSYVEQTGISSTGQPVYSVTPYFPTSSLAPAPAPVTAAPVTAAPVTAAPVTAAPVTAAPITAAPVTLAPAPITAAPVPAPTAAPVPNPFVY, encoded by the exons atgttccgCTACGGTGTCTTACTATTGATCGCTTGCAGCGTTATTGCCGCAACCGCGGAAGAG tggaATGTTGTTCCAAAGGGAGAAATTGAAGAGAGGCAATACACTTGCTCGGGTACTCTGGTTCGTAATGCTGACGGAACAACATCCTGCGTCGTCCAAGTCGGCGTCTCCAGCACTGGCTATCCCATCTACAAA GTGACCAACCTTAACACCGGAGTCACCTCGTATGTAACACAGACGGGCTACAACGCTTACGGCCAACCCGTCTACAGCGTTTCTAGCACCTACCCTATGACCACATACGTCAACACTTGCTCGGGAACGTTGGTTACCAACAGCGACGGCACACGATCCTGCGTAACCCAAGTTGGCGTTTCTAGCCTGGGCTACCCCATTTACACC GTGACTAACTTGAACACAGGTGTTACATCGTACGTAACACAGACTGGCGTGAGCTCCACCGGCACGGCTGTATACAGTACTACTTCTACCTACCAGTGCGGAACCACCACCTCTGCCACCACTTGCTCTGGCACTATTGTCACGAACAGCGATGGCAGCAGATCCTGCGTCACCCAAGTCGGAACATCTAACACCGGCTACCCCATTTACCAA GTGACCAATTTGAACACTGGTGTCACCAGCTACGTACAACAAGTCGGTACCAACACGTCTGGCCAGCCTGTTTACAGCACAACCAGTACTTACCCCGTTAACACTACGTTCTCTTGCTCTGGCACATTGGTCACCAACAGCGATGGCACCAAATCGTGCGTCACCCAAGTTGGCACCTCTGTCAATGGATACCCCATCTACCAA GTTACCAACTTGAACACCGGCGTCACCAGCTACGTTGAACAGACCGGCATTAGCTCAACCGGCCAGCCAGTCTACAGCGTCACTCCTTACTTCCCTACTAGCTCCCTTGCTCCCGCTCCGGCTCCCGTCACCGCTGCCCCGGTCACAGCTGCCCCTGTCACCGCTGCCCCGGTCACAGCTGCCCCTGTCACCGCTGCCCCCATCACCGCTGCTCCCGTAACACTTGCTCCTGCCCCCATAACCGCTGCTCCAGTTCCTGCGCCCACCGCAGCCCCCGTCCCCAATCCCTTCGTCTACTAA